In Girardinichthys multiradiatus isolate DD_20200921_A chromosome 10, DD_fGirMul_XY1, whole genome shotgun sequence, the sequence AAACTATTCCATTAAAGGTTAAACATAGATaactacagtggcttgtaaaggtattcataccccttaaacctttccacatattgtcacatttcaaccacaaacataaatatattttattggaattttatgtgaaagaccaacataaagtggtatacaattgtgaagtggaaagaaaattatacatcatttcaaacattttgtacAAGTAAAAAACTGGAAAGTGCAGTGCAaaggtattcagccccctttactctgagtgcaaccaattcttttagaagttgcctgatgattgctaatgactaaatagagtccaccttagtgtaatctaatctcagtacaaaaaCAGCTGCTCCGTGACCTCAGAGGTTGGTTgagagaatattggggagcaaacagcatcaagaaGTTCAAAGAACACACCAGCAGGTCAGGGATACAGTTGtgaagacgtttaaagcaggcttaggctataaaaagattgcctgttcaatccatcatccggaaatggaaagagtatggtacaactgtaaacctaccaagacaaggctgtccacctaaacttacagggcaaacaaggagagcacttatcagagatgcagccaaggggtccatggtgactctggatgaacagCAGAGATCCATAACTCAGGTGGGGGAGTCTCTCCACAGGAaaactattagtcgtgcactgcacaaatgtggtctttatggtagagtggcaagaagaaagccattgttcaaagaaaactataagaagtcctgtttgcagtttcccagaagccatgttggggacacagcaaacatgtggaagaatgtgctttggtcagacgagaccaaaattgaactttttggccaaaatgcaaaacgctatgtgtggcagagaactaacactgcacatcactctgaacacaccatccccactgttaaatatggtggtggcagcatcatgctctgggtgtttctcttcagcagggacagtgaaactggtcagagttgatgggacgaTGGATGGAggcaaatacagggcaatcttggaagaaaacctgttggagtctgcagaagacttgagactggggcagagattcaccttcaagcaggacaaccctaaacataaagccaggcctacaatggaatagtttaaaacaaaacatattcatgtgttagaatggcccagtcaaagtccagatctaaacccaatcaagaatctatggcaagatgtaaaaaatgctgtttacaaacgctctccatctaatctgactgagcttgagctgttttgcaaagaagaatgggcaaaaatcacAGTCACTAGATGTatgaagctggtagagacataccctaagtCAAGTTAGGGCCTAACttcacttgcagctgtaattgcagcaaaaggtggttctacacagTATTGACTCATggggttgaatacttttgcacaatgaccttttcagtattttatttgtaaaaaagaaaaagagaaatccTGTATagttttcattccacttcacaattgcataccactttgtgttggtctttcacataacattccaataaaatatacttatgttcgtggctgtaatgtgacaatatgtggaaatgttcaagggatataaatacttttacaagccactgtattcaGTTATATTTAAAGTTGTACTGTTCAGTTTCGCAACATATCATAACACATGTTCAACATTTAGCAACATACCTTAAATACAAAGACGTCTGAAACTAAAATATTAAGCTGCAAAAGACACAGATAGTCCTGTATCAAGCAAGCACAACGAGCAACTCGACTAGCATGTTTCATTGTCTTCCTCCAAGTGCAAACTGAGACTAGAATCACTTGGCCTCAACAATGATACCGAATGCGGCCACTAGATGGAAgtgttttaacacaaaaacaggaaactacTTACCACAAACCAAATAAGAATATTTGTCACAAATCTAGAGAGAGAATATATTTGTTCTGAGTGAAAATGAGTATAAAGTACGGGAGCTTGTCTGCTTTGAAAGAATCCTGTTGCGTTGCagcgagaaggtcctgggttcaacgaTCGTCCAGGGGTCTTTccacatggagtttgcatgttctccccatgcaagCGTGGgctctctccgggtactccaccttcctctcacagtccaaaaacatgactgttaggttaattgatctctctaaattgcccttaggtataaatgggtgtgtgcatagttgtttgtcctgtgtgtctctgtgttgccctgcgatggactggcgaacaGTTCAGGGTTTATCCCGCCTCTCGCCagtagaccactggagataggtaccagttCCCCCTTTACGGAAGATGggagtatagaaaatggatggatggatggatggatggatggatggatggatggatggacatccAAATGCAAAACCTGTGTCCACTTGCTGACCGTATGTACCAACCACTTATTAAGGACTGCATATATATCGTGAACAAAGAATAGTTACTTTATCGCCATATTAAAAGCATCACTttctagttttgttttaattttcttccttAATGCTGACATTACTGTCCTGTGTTCTAATTTCTGACAACCAGTTCAGTACACGTGCAGAATTTCGgaaagtaaatataaatatgcaaTGGGTCTATATTATTTATGCTTTAGAAAAACTGAGCAATGATACTGTCTCCAATGTAATAAACTTATATcctgtaataataattaattaatattttcaaCATATATGACcaaattcataaaaatatgaataaatgtgATGTATTTGAGCACAATATTTGTGAAACAATGACAATACTGTTTGAAAGGGTTTATTGAGAGAATTTAAAAGTTgctacaacatatttatttgtattataaTATATCTATTTCACACCCTTTCAGTGGTATTGTGGAAAGTTAATCAAAAACATTACCTGTACATTTTGCCTGTTCATGCCAAGCTGCAGGTGGTCTTCCAGTTGTTTTTGTTAGAGCCTGTTAGAAACATGGGGTTTTCTGACCTCAAGGAGATTTATCGGAAGAACACTTAAGAACAAGAGCCCATAAGTTGCTTTAGTATAAAGTActctctgtttaaaaatatttgaatgtaaCTGCAACCATTCTTATTTGTAGTTTGAAATATTCATATATACTTGGTACAGTGTGTTGACTGTGAGGAAATTCTGGAGCTAACAAATTAATCTCTGAACAACTCTTGATCCTCCAGGCATTCTCCGATGTTTATGAGCCAAAACAGTTTCTGATAAAACAAACTGACAGATACTAATCCTAATCTAATTTTAAAgatgtgaaataattttttgagTTTGTTTAATGTTCAATTAGCAATCATTTACCAAATTTACATATGGTTTTGGCAAAGCtgacttaattttatttatccCTTACTTCTGAGtaacaaattactttttttgcagaaattgtaaaaataaatattttgcatattttccCCATCACTGAACAACTTCAACATCCTACAAACATCTGTGCATACCTGTACATATGAACAAAAATGGCCGCAATTCAAATACAGTCCCAGTGGCATTTTCGGAGTTCAGCTGTTATAAAATATAGTTTATATAAAGGAAGACAACTGGATAGAATAAAACACCGGTAAGGTGAGTTACAAATGCTAGACAATGGCATCGGCACTATGCTAATTTGTTAATGATGCAGTCAATagctaaataaatgttttttaaactttatcttAGACAAAATATGATACATGTGACTTTATGCTGGAACTATGAACATAAATAGCTTCATATGTACCTGGCTGAACTGAATTGAGAACTGGTTCTTGTTAAGGGTGAACTGGGTCACTCAATACAATGTCTCCATCCTTTTGCAACCTGATAGTGTTTGGTAATTGTAAGTTGTTGAGAGATGTGGGGGGTAATGGTCCATTACAATGACAATATATCAGCTTACCTAATTGTTTCTGTTAGTCCTTAAATGCAACACTCAGCAATGGTGATTCTGATGGTTTGCACATTCATTACGAGTGTCATTAGCAGAGTCCTTAACACTGGGAGAAAATACTTTCCACTCATTGGAGACCCTTATCTCTTGTTGGCATCTAGAAAACAAAGCAGGATTTCTTCTTGTAAATACTGTcgttcaacaaaaatgtgtttgtaagAACATGTTAAGTAAAAATAGTGTTATTTACATTGTGGTGCAGCGAAACACTGGGCTGATACTCCTACTTTCCTTACAGTGTGAGTAAATACTCAATACACTTTAGATAACTGTGTAATCTTGCCCCACATGTATTTGCATACACCAATCCTTGCTATTGTCCACATAACAGACCACCAATTAAgctattagttttttttctttggaacTACAGCTAAGACATTAATGTCTGCATCTGATATGTCCTGTCTGGCACTAAGAGCATTTTAATTCAAAACGAAATTGTGTGAAAACACTGAATACAATTATTCAGGTAGAgttctaatcaaggtctacggATCACACTTggtaaaaatacacaataaaatacaagtgACACCTTCCATACAGGCACTGCAATTCCCAAATAAAAACTACTATGcgggaaaaaaatcaaagccAAAGCTGTTTGTAGCAGAGAGTAATATAATATGCAGAACCATAGTATTCAGAATAACATTTCTAAACATACAAAATGTCTAACCTTGGAGATGATTGACTACAGCAGGAGgatttttttacatgtattatagATCTGGATAGCATATTGATTCCATATTTAATTCAATATGTAggttttaaatttcaaaatggACTCAATAAAGTAAAATGTTGCCCACTGTTGCTCTGGAAGATAGTCCTGGTTTAAGAAATTATAAAAGCTTATGGTATGGATGGATCTGACCTCTTATACACCAAACCAAAGTCAAGAACATGTGTCGACAAATACCGCAAGTCAAAGTCCACAGCTctcgcatccatccatccatccatccatccatccatccatccatccatccatccatccatcctcaaaCCTGGCTTATCTTTGCAGGGTTACAGGAGGGGAGGTGCCTATTTCTTGCAGTCATTgtgcaggaggcagggtacaccatggacaggtccCTGGTTCATCACAGGGCAGCAcaaagacatacaggacaaatagacatgcacacacacacactaatatCTAATtgcaatttagagtaaccagTTATGTTTTTCGACTGGGGGAGGAAGCACTTGGAGAGACCCCACaaatgcacaaggagaacaaacTTCACAGAGAAAGACCACAGGCcttgatattatttttttaccaaCTGGCATTATAATCTGGTCTGACTGTATTTTATTACAACTAGGATTGGACTATAGTGCATGTAATTGAACTTGAATCTGTGTATGTGACTGAATTGACTCAATGAAATATTGCTGTGCATAAATCGAATTATTTTGTCTTGCAAAGTGCCTTGGTTTgtcatttgttgtgaattggtttcatataaataaaataagttaaactgaaatgttattttttatttgagagGTCAGGTGTGGggaattattatgtttttttctgtaacaagatgaaaagtataaaattaaaacattgagAAAAGAAAGTGTCATAATGGACTCACCTAAGTTCCTGTTTATAAGGATCTCCAAAAAGGTAGACTATTTAAACACCAGAAGTTACagaaaatgactcattttaaaagttttagaaaagggaaaaaacaagTGACCATTTAGATGATTTTGTGATATATTGAATCACAAAATCACGTGTGAAAATAGGAAAAACTAAGCGTGATTAAAGAAaaggaataaagaaaagtaTTTCTTCCTCCATTGCAAAGATCATTAGTTTTCCTTGAATGTCTCCTGAAAGATTAGAGTTGTATCTCTGACTTCACTCCTGTTGGAGAAAAATGTGCAGAAATAAACCTTTGTTTTCCTCAGCACTCAGTGTCTTTCTGCCTGTGACAACTAATGGCTCATGGTAATTACTCTTAATGAGATCATGGGTTTGTCTACTGAGTGTGTTTTTCTAAATTGCTCTCAGCGAGGGGTCCGAAGCAGGATAGGGTAGGGGGGGACATGACAGTAAAGGTCGGGGCCAGGACTGTTTGCTTAGTGTTTTGGGGCCAGGACCTTTAGTGGCAGTACTTGTCACTCAGTGAGCAGTGAAACATGTCATGCATTTGTCATCTTTTGTCCTTCTTGTTTGTCTGGCTGAGATAACAACACAGAGTTGATGCTTGTCTTGGTTCTATTGTCAAAAACTGTTGGTAATTCCCCATCTCCCCTCATTGACTGCAGAGGCCTGCAGGGGGTAGCTCGGGCAATTTAGTTAATCCATTAAAAACTAATTGTCTCCTCCTACCCTGATGCTTGGACAAACAGTGTGGTGAGGGGGAGATCAAGCCTTGTTGACCTATAAAAGTTGTACTGCTAGAGGAGCCAGCCAGTGTAACTGCATGGATCTCCTCAGTCCTCACTGTATAAATTGGGaccattttttctctttttctcattCTGAGGCACCCCTTTTGGAAGTTTCTCTCACTCTTGGTTTAACATTAGTCCATCTTTGAAATGTTGGGGAAACTGTGCCCAGTTCTCCTGTTTTTGTGCTTCTCTGGTACTGATGCTCGTATATGGGCCTGGATGCTCAACATGCCTCACAGCCCTCCCAAAGAAGGAGCTAAAACACTTAAAGAGAGGGCACCATTGGCCAAAGCGCTCACAGTAAGAATCTGCATGCTTGCTTTTAAGTGACTCTAACCTTTGTTTTAATGTGTAACAGGAGTTCTGGGTTACAGTGTTTGAACAGAAAacgttttaaaattattttattttgtctgcaGGCTGTGTGCGACAGTGATAGAGCTTGTGAACGTGGTTTTTCGTGTGATCGTCACTTCGGTCTTTGTGTGCCTTTACGCGGAGAGGGCCAGTACTGTAGGAGGGATGCTCAGTGTGTCCGCGGACTCACCTGCATGTTTGGGAAGTGTCACCGCAGCATTCCCAATGGACAAGAAGGTAAACATATATACGCTCAATTTTAAAACCAAATCTGAATTAGTCTCATGATTCCAATGCAGTCTGAAAAGCATGCAATTTGATTTAAGTATTTTCCATACttctgtaaaaatatttgtatttccacaTTTCCACATCATTCCATAATGAACATTAGTTATTTCTATTTTGAAATGAACATAAAGCACTGCAAACTCAACTGAAAATATAAGGAGTTTCTAAATTCCAAATGTGAGGAAACCTGCAGTTTAacccctgtttttttttaaataaggctCCAGGTGTAAAGCTGACAAAGACTGTGGGGCTTCGATGTGTTGCGCTAGACATCATGGTGAGATGGTGTGCAAAAAGCGGCTAGTTCGTGATGAGAGTTGTTATGTTCCTGATGGCGGCCTGGCATTCAGCATCAACCAGATCTGCCCGTGTGAGGAAGGTCTGCTGTGTCGTGAAAACAGCACACAGCCCAGCAGGGAGTAAGTAATTCAGTTTGAGCTGAGATGGTTCCTTCAACAAACAGATAATcacataaaatgtcaaaaatttgTTTCACACAAGttcagaaaatgtaaatgttttttttttttttttatccaaggACATTACAATTTCCAAATCTTaatttttgctatttttatgtcacaaagacaaactaaaatattttcttaaatatttgatattaagtttttatttaaaacagtaacACAAAACAGATTACTGAGGCCCCATCCAAAGGGAGCTTGGGTGTATCGGTGAAGGTATTTTGATCCGGCATTTTAGGAGACCAAGAAcgcacatttttttaaacttgatcaCGGAGTGGAAATATAGCAAAATGTCATAGCTACAACAACGCATTGCTGTGTTTACCTCAAATGAGGTGTTTGCATATGCCCAGTGTTTTTTGTCCACTGTTTTTCTGAGTGTTTCTGTGACAGTCTCATGGGGCCAAAAATGTATCCGGTATACATACTACAGCGTTTTCAGTGGTGCTGCCTACGCTCGTTTGAGCACACATTTTTTCTTAATCGCTTTTGTCACGATACAGTGGACTAGGCCTAAacgactaaaataaaaaatgtatttcagtttAGAAAGAGCACTTCTAATCAACatactttaaaatgttcaaaacagtCGTTTTGGAATAAGAGAAAAATgtatgccctgcgatggattggcaacctgtccagggtttcccctgcctctcgcccctagtctgctggagataggcaaaaGCTCCCCAATGACCCACTTTGGAATAAGCGgaatagaagatgaatgaatgaatgagaaGATTTATGGTATAcatgaaaacagtttttatacTGTTCATtagatttacacattttttcaaTCATGCATTAAGCACAAAAAATTAGTGTGATCCATAATACATTCAAtatatttgtttgaaaaaaaaaggttttctaaaaCATAACTTATTGTTTCTTGTCTTTCAGGAGGGACATTATTTACCAACCAGAATGGACAAGCTGGACCTGCCAAGTGCGCATACTTTAACAAAGGATCTCAAGACTAAAGCTATTTATTATGTAAATATCATGTATagaataaatgtttgtgtttccaTACATGCTGTCCTAAAATGTACTGTTAGACTCCTACACTaacactgttttttatttaatgttgtgaatattttcaaaaccaCTACTCTGCTGCATGTAATGAGT encodes:
- the LOC124874633 gene encoding dickkopf-related protein 3-like, with the protein product MLGKLCPVLLFLCFSGTDARIWAWMLNMPHSPPKEGAKTLKERAPLAKALTAVCDSDRACERGFSCDRHFGLCVPLRGEGQYCRRDAQCVRGLTCMFGKCHRSIPNGQEGSRCKADKDCGASMCCARHHGEMVCKKRLVRDESCYVPDGGLAFSINQICPCEEGLLCRENSTQPSRERDIIYQPEWTSWTCQVRIL